A genomic window from Triticum urartu cultivar G1812 chromosome 7, Tu2.1, whole genome shotgun sequence includes:
- the LOC125525203 gene encoding photosystem II stability/assembly factor HCF136, chloroplastic-like, with translation MGWRADGGLWLLVRGGGLFLSKGTGIVEDFEEALVQSRGFGILDVGYRSKDEAWAAGGSGVLLKTTKGGKTWVHDRAADNIPGNLYSVK, from the exons ATGGGATGGAGAGCAGATGGTGGTCTCTGGCTCCTCGTGCGCGGCGGTGGGCTCTTCCTCAGTAAAGGAACAGGG ATAGTTGAGGACTTCGAGGAAGCGTTGGTGCAAAGCCGGGGGTTTGGGATTCTGGACGTGGGCTACCGCTCAAAG GATGAGGCATGGGCTGCCGGTGGTAGCGGTGTCCTGCTGAAAACAACCAAGGGCGGCAAGACCTGGGTGCACGACAGGGCCGCAGATAACATCCCCGGCAACCTATACTCCGTAAAGTAA